From Etheostoma cragini isolate CJK2018 chromosome 3, CSU_Ecrag_1.0, whole genome shotgun sequence:
CTTCGTTTTGTTTATGTGGGTTTTTGCTTTCCAGAAATCTTCCCCACAGCGGTCGTCCTACACAGAGCCACATTATAGACTGAGCCTCAGAGATGTACCTTTTGTTGCTGGAACGGTAGTATGAGAACAtatgcacttgtggttttagcGTTGGAATGAAGTGGTATTTAGTTTTAATGCTGCACTTCCCTCACACAATCTCTTCTTCTCATCTACTACCTGACTTTCAGTCGGTAGGCTGCAGCCACTCTGTCAGAGCAAACGTCCAGTCCGTTTTGTCTCTCCTGAAGCGACACCAGCCACACCTCTGCAACAGCCGCGTCCTCTCCTCAAACAGCTATGAGACGGGTAGTTTCAGGCATTCAGACAGCTCCTCTTCGTCCTCGTCCACTAGCGGGCAGGAGCTATCAGAGCTGCTGCAAGCACTACAGGAGGAGCTGCGGCTCATGAGCTTGTGAGTATATAAAGCTTAATTGCAAACACAGGTCCATATTAcacatcatacagtataaaaaggaGATTGAAACATACCAAATTATTCCATATTCACCTACAGGATATATAGACTATTGCACCCACGTGGTCTTAATCTCGAGGTGTATCTATAACAGCTTTTCAGAGGACTGACTAGAGCTTGACCTATATGGTTCTCTGACTTGTCCAGACAACACATAAAACTAAACATCAGTTGTGTTAAGATCAGCTGTCTCTAGTGGACACAAACAGCTGCCTGGCACTATGCCACCTAGGGACACCAAGCAGCAGCCTCATTGCATCATTGTATGCTACCTTGAGCCTCCGCATGCTCTTTGGCTTATAGTGCGACCACAGTCGAGCAGTATATAGCGGTCTAACGTAGGTTCTAAACAGGAGCACTTCCCAGAGTCCACAGCCCATAGAAAGCATCCTTATAAGCAGTAAAAGCAGTCGGAAAAGTTGATTTCTTGTCCTCATCCCTTCTAACTATCACTATATGGCTTTTCTTAGCGTTATACTTTGTCATAATCAAGGCCATACTGAAAACACACCTTCAGCATCTGCTGCAGCCCGGCACGATATGGACAGAGCAGGACCAGGTAGTCTGCATACATCTGATGATTAACGGTAGCGTTGCCCACAAGACAGACAGTTTTTAACCTAAGACATAAGGAGAATACCTCATTGCCAAACTCCATTGCTAACACAGAATGGAGCAGACAAAACATTGTCCCATTTAACCTGAAACGTTTAAACATACataccaaaacacaaacattctcACTAAAACTTTAGGGGCACCTCAATCTAGCAATTTTACAAACAATTGTTCATGGTTAATTCTATCAAATGCCTTTGAAGCATTAATGAAACATAGGAATACAGATGAATTCAGGCCTGTGTACCTGGACACAATCTCTTTAAGAGCACAGATACACAGGTCGGTTCCATGCTTTCTTTTGAACCCAAACTGACTGTCAGAAGTATGGTCTGATGAGTTCTATAAGGAATAAATAGCTGAGAATAGTGTAAAATTTGATTCTCTGTTTGCGTTGCAGTGAGCAGGAAGAGTTGATGAGGCAGGAGGAGGCCAGTGTTTCCgaccaggaaagaaaagaatttCAGAGGGAACAGGAGAGGCTGCTGCTGAaaatggaaaggaaaggagagcaGATCAGTAAGctctacaaacacaaaacacaggtaGGTTTTCACACAGAAGGAATTCACTTCACACAAAACCAAAGTTCAAAAGTGTTTTCCTTTACCTGTCTCCTACTAGATGAAGAAGTTAAGAAAGGAAGCTAATTCCAGGCGCAACAGTGGGAATGAGGCGAGAGTCAGTACCACAGTGTCCACCAGAGGTTGCTCTAAAGTTAGACCAGGAGAGAGGAGCAAGAGGAACCTGAGGCTGCTGAGGGACATGAGGGCTCTGCAGACCTCATTACGGACCTGAAACTCACCAGTATATGAACACAGCACATTAGCTTAAATGTTTTGGTGCTATCAACCTACCATTATTTCACCATCAACACAGGCCCtgactggttttgtttttaatgtattcaaAAGATTGTAACACATCTAAAAAGATCAACCAGACCTAAGCATCTTGGCTCAAACATCTCCCTGCATCAGGTCGTTTGTTTTACTTGCTTTTTAAGTCCTTTACCAGCAGAGGGCATGGCATTCATAATCCCATTTTAACTATTATACAATTGAAAATCCATTGAACGCtggaaaatatatttagaatgtgttattttatagttttttcgGCATGGAAACCTATTTTACAATAATGGACAACCTGGACATAAACAAATCTCAGAATAAGTAAGACAAAATCCCAGGTTGCTTGATTCCAGTTTCTCACATCATAAATATTGATAAATCGGATGCAACAGCAATTGCGTAGCGTAAAGAAACTGTAGTGATGAAATGTTTGAATGCAATTGAATGTTGTGCTGAAGGACCTAAAAATACACTGAACTCTATTCAGTCAATATAACTGAACTCCCTTGATTGGTCACATTGTTGACGTTCAATGTGTATTTGCACACGTGTGTTATGATCTGAATATTTAGTAATTATTTCTACAAATATCTTTAGGAggactttgttattttttgacaattatGCAAAACCTATTTTTGAGTGAAAACATTTCTCTAAGAAATAAAGTATGTTTCCACATGACTACATTACtgttatttggttattttggaGTTGTtaggtaaagtgtgtgtgtgtgtgtgtgtgtgtgtgtgtgtgtgtgtgtgtgtgtgtgtgtgtgtgtgtgtgtttgtgtgtgcgtgtgtgtgtgtgtgcgctggtTCTATAGACCGCTGTTATTTATAACCAGAATACGTTCATagagacctttttaaaacaaattaacagcAACTTTTACTTAGCTTTATacattcaagcaaactttttcttaaatttaattaatattaacaacCAGTAAAATAATAGACTTCATAATTTATTCAGATTTTATcttgttacttttttatgaattctaAATGTGAAGCACAGcttctttttaaaactattttgtgACATTAATTATAAATGCTTAAAAACGTGCACGGTcgtgtttaagaaaaaaagaccaatAAACACATGCTTCACTTTATATGGATGTATTATCAACAGTATGGATTTAATAACACCTCGCTGGTAGTTAAAAACTTTGGCGAGGAGACGTGGGTCAAACTCGGGTAAAGGACATTTTCTCTACATATTTACTAAGATGTGTTACAGTGCATGCTTATCTCCCTACTGATTACTTTGTGCAGCTGGTAATAAATACATCACTTTCatatttcaacagttttcatcTTTATTATCATGaccaaagtaaaataaatccaCTCTTCCTAAAATCGGGGATGAAGCTGGAGTCCAGGATACTGTCCTGTCATATGAAGTATATAAAGATGAAATCTCCATGCAGTTATTAGCAGGAACATGCAAGCTCCTGGGTAAATTAATTactgtgtgttgatgttttgttttaatattgaaaATTACCAATCTTGgtcattttttaattgagaaatAACTAAATTTGCTTGTCTTATATTTTCCTGCTTTGGTGGTTTGTTGTTGGCAGGCGTGAAGCCAGAGGTTGTCTTGAGGCCGTTTGGAGAATATTTCTGATGTCCACATTTCCTAGGACTTTGAAATATAAAAGCTTTGTTATCCAGAAGCAAGGGGAGATCGAGGTGAAGGGGAAGGGCAGAACGACCACTTTCTTTCTTGAAAGGAACATGGGAGTCAGCGAGCAGCAGATAATGGGTCTCTAAGACCTGGATACTGGGATGGACAGCCAAATGACCTACAAGCCAAGTCTCCACAGAACTGGTCTGTTTCATGTCTGACTCGTTCCTCTAattcagtggttcccaaacttctttcagctcaagacccataAGAGGAATTTGGTGTCTTCCCCGGGCCCAAATTTACGGaacaaaaccatgaatttaaatttatGTGAAGTAGATTtgttccattataaaagtaaacgaaaatagaaaaaggtctctattctcctttctgtgtctcacccctttctcaactcattttcttatcccttcccatcatccctcagtaccaacaccaatttttttttaaaataatgctgatttgaatttaatgagatgtgtgtgtctggttgaagatatcaaccagctgatctagtctgTGGTTCGGTTATTGAAAGtgccattctgaggtcatgctgagcatttagtctgttctctgccaattggcaacccaataaaacgggtctacgacccattttgggtcccgaccctaagtttggaaAACATTGCTCTAATTCTACAGCTAGTGATTTAGTCTGTATCCTTTAAATTGGGGAATAAGGACTTTCAATTGCTgaattgtttcctttttaattccCTGCTGCTGTCTTCATCAGCTATACATCagtctctttccctctctcactcacttTATTCCTCCGTTGTAGCTTTTCAGAGGCAGAGTAAGGATGGCCTTTGCTTGATCCCCATGAAATATGGTAGCTGAGTCATTCCACACGTTTGAACCCCAGATCTGCCCAGCCATCAAGCTCCAGGACTCAGAGAGCTACGGAAACTTGCACACTGATGATCAATCAGAGGATGGCCACAAGACCGGTTAAAAGATAGAGATGAATTTGGCCAAACAGAAGTAAATACAAATATGGATGGCTTACAGAGTGACAGCCATGTGGACACGGAGGAACAGCTGATTACCAGTGGATTGGAAACCAACAATCAaggcacacacacttacaccaGGTTCTGTGTGGTCCTGGGAGCTGTAAATTACTTGCGGAACGGCTACATGACTATACATGATTTATCAGCCAAAGTGCTATTGAACACCAGCCATTGTCAACAAAGCTTTGGAGTAAATGTTATCATTCTCCCTATGAAGCCATTACATCAGCTAGATTCAGCATTGATCATTGTTTCCCTTGAGTAACTGTGTGAAGATGGATGTAGCACATCAAATAGTACATTAAAGTTGACAGTAAATGCTTTGCTTGTAGCCCATGTATCTGTCTGgcacattaaataataaatgcattttgtcTGTCAGTGATTGACTCTCCATCAATCCAATAGGCACGGAAGGTAAAAACATTCAATTACgtgacttttcattttcaaaccagCAAAATCTGCATTATATCCAACTAGAGGTAAACCcctaattttaaaaagttgtattgttaAGTTAATTTTAAGTATAATGTGTCCTGTccaattaaatgtgtttgtacaACACAAAATGAAGATATATCCATTCTTAGAAATACtcagaaatatttattttgagatTTAATGAATACAATAAATGAGCTTCTTAAATTTTGCCAAAAATTATTCATAACACTGCATATATCATATGTAATAGCTTATAATGACTGTTAAAGGGGccttacttacattttttatattagtATGCCAAACACTTGTATATTTACAGGGAGCCTTCTATACACAAAGGCTTACACTACCGTCTGTGATGTGTACTATACACACTCTTTAGGAACACATTGAAACACACATGTGGCCCCTTGATTACCCATTTTAGTTTACAtggtgaaaagaaacaaagatgaTTACTGACTATTGAGTCTGATTTTGCTCACGAGGCCTGAGTTAGTGACCACAACTCAACGTAAAAGGGCCGTCACCTGCAGGTGTGTGTCCTACTCTGAAACGACACCCGAGGTTGGGAGAGGAGTCCAGACATCTGATCCTCGCTGCAGAGGGCCCCGTGTCACTGTTAACCGGGCCCGGATTACGATGGCCGGATGAAAACAACACCGGTAACCAGATTCTTCTGTTTGTGTGGTCAGGTGTGATAAAATCGGTCGGCTGGCTCACTCATTAAGAGCCCAATCAACACGGACCTAAATGAAGAGGCTAGCTTGTTTTGAGGCTTGGTtcatgtgtgcatttttgtcTCATCATGGCCACATCCTAAATCTTCAAAAGTGCTGCTTCTCTCAGGATTCTGTTTCGGTGATGGAAGTCAGCTCAGTGATTTTAGGCTCCTCCTGGTGTTTGGTCAGAGCTGGCCGGTTGGTGTAAATATCATCCACAGGTAGAAGGAATGTGACAGTTTTTACCTTGGCCCTGAAAGGTCAAAGAaatcacagttttgttttgtggctACCAAGCCCCAGCGTGGAAAAAGGTGTATGTAGAGAGACGACATAgctttaaatacattaaaactgATCAGTAATGggaaaaactttcaaaaaccTCCAACATAAACCACATTTTAtacaaaaatgttgctttataGCTGCATTTTTGGATGAAAAGAATATGACAAGCCTGTCTGTACCTGTTTTTGTGTACATATTCTTGCAGGGAGTGCCTGTTGGTAACTTGTGTTACTTCTCCTCTGACTGAGATGCTCTCTTTCTGTAATCTTCTCCATCCAGAGTcactctgctgtgccctgtcgGTCCTTCCCTCTGTCATGGTCACACCAGACAATTTGGAGCTTATGGAGTACCTTCGTACAGTCATGACACTGTTCTCTGTAAAATAACATGAACATGGTGCGTTGGAATGGATTCATTTCCACAGTGCATAGATAGCtatggaaagaaaaaactaGGGACATTTTCTCATATTCAACCGTCATGTGATTTTTCTCCACAAGTTTAGAAATGTAATCCATTGCCATGTCTTACAATTGACTCAATTTTAGTTGTACCTTCCTCACATTGTGTTGCTGTAAATAGAAAGtgcattcatgttaaaatgtttccaTTAGAGGCAATTGAGTTGCATAATGGGATGACCTCTAACATAATAAAAAGGGTGATGTGGAAACGTCATTCACTGGTCTTAACAGACAGTGCTGtggtacattttaaaaattaaatattatgtcacattttttctttttataacaaTTATTATACTTTACAATTCAGACATTAGTGCTATTGGGATGTGGCGTATAACCTTTGATGTATATGGCGCTGTTCTGAtaatattttatactttaaaagGAACCCCTGTGCAGTAACTCCTACCTGTATGTGGTCTCTCCAGGACTGGCAAAGACGCATTTCGCCTCAGGGTTACATACGGGTTTTCCTCCATTCCCGCCCGCTGCTCTGTTGCTGAAAACACCGGGCCGGCTTCTGCTGGCATGGCCTTAAATGAACGATGCCCGTCGTCTCCCCGCAGCTCTCGGTTCTCCGCCTCCAACTTCTTGATTTCATCGCGCATCTCCAGGATGACGTGCGCCAGGCTGCGGCTGCTCGCCATGGCGCTGCTGCTGCGCTGCCAGTACCACGGCTTCCCAAAAACCGGCGGCTCGTGCAGGAGAAGCTCACCGTGCTGCTGGGGTTTTAACATGCTGCTCCTAAATAGGGTGTTGTGGTCCTCCCGCTGTGTGCCTCAATCTCAGTCCAGATCTTGTTCTGGGGAGATTATGGCGCCTTTCACCACTTATACAGCTGGAAGGGCTCCGGTGATCAGCCAGCAGCACACCACGGATGATTTATTAATCAGCCCCGGCGTCCAGTTACAGGAAAACCAAGCAGGGGTCGGAAATGAAATGTGCACTGCACTAGAGCTTGAATGGCGGGAGACTCACTAAACATACAGAATCTCTGAAATAGCTAAAGTTTATGACAACTTCTTGGTTCTACAGCATGTGTAGCAACTTCATGTTTTAGCCCAAGAGAAGTTGGAGAGGATCAGATTTGTTTATGTGCTTTTTGGCACCTCACTCTTCCTCTTGTAATGCCCATGTCTCTGTTGGGATTACAAGATCCTCCCTCTAAAATATTAATCACATCTCTCAGCAAAGATAAATCAAGGAAAGAAACTGAGAAAGTATCAGTATTTGCTTCTGTTCTGATAGTTATGTATATGATCATTtatataagaaaagaaagatcaAATTGATCAATTATACATTAT
This genomic window contains:
- the LOC117942539 gene encoding uncharacterized protein LOC117942539, with protein sequence MLKPQQHGELLLHEPPVFGKPWYWQRSSSAMASSRSLAHVILEMRDEIKKLEAENRELRGDDGHRSFKAMPAEAGPVFSATEQRAGMEENPYVTLRRNASLPVLERPHTENSVMTVRRYSISSKLSGVTMTEGRTDRAQQSDSGWRRLQKESISVRGEVTQVTNRHSLQEYVHKNRAKVKTVTFLLPVDDIYTNRPALTKHQEEPKITELTSITETES